In Crassostrea angulata isolate pt1a10 chromosome 6, ASM2561291v2, whole genome shotgun sequence, a genomic segment contains:
- the LOC128189056 gene encoding ultra-long-chain fatty acid omega-hydroxylase-like, with the protein MGIVNVYRLLKDNFIEFAAVGIITFVFILLLKLLIRTISLRNAFRGFPEPEGKHWLLGHMKFFLGKGGSNARLQRAIEWTAKYPKFFITYFGPTRVSCTLNHPDTVKILLKGADPKPVGFGGAYRHALPWLGEGLLIAGGKRWARSRRLLTPAFHFDILKPYIGVYKECAGLLERNIQRFAKEGKGFEVFSQVCLCTLDIILRCAFSYQTDCQEQTGEVHPYVKAVNEIAELWFYRNRSPWLYPDFIFYNTADGKRFKKNCQYVHDVAADVMQKRRKELEGLDLKSKRYLDFLDILLTAKDENGVGLSDEEIRNEVDTFLFEGHDTTASAISWILFSLAENPEYQIECQEEIDRVISETKDGDLGWEDLSKLTFLTQCIKEGMRLHCPVPFVARNNTVPLNIEGHTIPPGTFVAASIWCLHHNPTVWGPDHMQYKPERFSKDNLAKLDSFAFLPFSAGPRNCIGQHFALNEEKIVLAKLLHRFSFSLDKDHKVEHNAVAVMRALNGIRLYAKERQQIDLSQQNKAGTRKQRNEV; encoded by the exons ATGGGTATAGTGAATGTGTATCGACTGCTTAAGGACAATTTCATAGAGTTTGCAGCAGTAGGAATAATAACGTTTGTCTTCATTTTACTGCTGAAACTCTTGATACGTACTATAAGCCTGAGAAATGCATTCAGGGGTTTCCCTGAGCCGGAAGGAAAACACTGGCTGCTGGGTCACATGAAATTC TTTTTGGGCAAAGGAGGCAGCAACGCACGACTCCAAAGAGCCATAGAATGGACAGCCAAATACCCCAAGTTTTTCATCACATACTTCGGGCCTACAAGAGTGTCCTGTACCCTCAACCACCCAGACACCGTCAAAATTCTCCTCAAAGGGGCAG ACCCAAAGCCCGTTGGATTTGGAGGAGCTTATCGGCACGCCCTTCCCTGGCTGGGGGAGGGGCTCCTGATCGCCGGGGGTAAGAGGTGGGCAAGATCTCGGCGGTTACTGACCCCCGCGTTCCATTTTGACATCCTCAAGCCCTACATTGGCGTATATAAAGAATGCGCAGGTCTGCTGGAG AGAAACATACAAAGGTTTGCTAAGGAGGGTAAGGGCTTTGAGGTGTTCAGTCAGGTGTGTCTGTGTACCCTGGACATCATACTGAGGTGTGCCTTCTCTTACCAGACAGACTGTCAGGAGCAAAC tggcGAGGTCCATCCATATGTAAAAGCAGTCAACGAGATTGCAGAGCTTTGGTTTTACAGAAACAG ATCCCCTTGGCTGTACCCTGATTTTATCTTCTATAACACAGCGGATGGAAAACGTTTTAAGAAGAATTGTCAATATGTCCACGACGTAGCAGCTGACGTCATGCAAAAGAGACGGAAAGAGCTG GAAGGCCTAGATCTGAAGTCCAAGCGCTACCTAGATTTTCTGGACATCCTCCTCACGGCAAAAGACGAAAACGGGGTGGGGCTCTCTGACGAGGAAATTCGCAATGAGGTGGACACTTTCCTATTCGAAG GCCACGATACCACAGCCAGTGCAATATCATGGATTCTGTTCTCACTCGCCGAAAACCCGGAATATCAGATCGAATGTCAGGAAGAAATAGACAGGGTTATATCAGAGACTAAGGATGGAGATTTGGGATG gGAAGATTTAAGCAAGCTAACGTTTCTAACACAATGTATCAAGGAGGGCATGCGTCTACACTGCCCTGTTCCCTTCGTCGCCAGAAACAACACGGTGCCACTTAACATCGAGGGCCACACGATACCCCCCGGAACCTTTGTGGCGGCCAGTATCTGGTGTCTCCACCACAACCCGACCGTGTGGGGCCCGGACCACATGCAGTACAAACCCGAGAGGTTTTCCAAAGACAATCTCGCCAAGCTGGATTCTTTTGCATTTCTGCCGTTTTCTGCAGGGCCAAG AAATTGCATCGGACAACACTTTGCACTTAATGAGGAAAAAATAGTCCTAGCCAAACTTCTTCACAG ATTTTCATTCTCATTGGATAAGGACCACAAAGTGGAGCATAATGCAGTGGCGGTGATGAGGGCACTGAACGGCATACGGCTGTATGCTAAAGAACGGCAGCAAATAGACTTGTCCCAACAGAACAAAGCAGGAACAAGGAAGCAAAGAAACGAAGTATAG